A section of the Methanosarcina mazei S-6 genome encodes:
- the fdhD gene encoding formate dehydrogenase accessory sulfurtransferase FdhD encodes MDTILAIKKKRENQIHMPEKYTTPYPARRIHSDGRAEDTEVLLARECPVKLFLDGKPFTTLFASPLELKELAVGHLITEGILSFKEIAGVEVEGNEVYILTLKGKHLIQDESPQPAEREPEKQIFVNSDAVFDPESIFAGTAYLESDTYKLTRGTHLAALIDKKGKLAVQIVDVGRHNAVDKVVGAAFLRMIDLSQHYMLSTGRQPAYMVTKAARAGIPLVATKAMPFDSGVEAAKKANLCLVGQLRKESMLIFTNEWRVRI; translated from the coding sequence ATGGACACCATACTCGCTATAAAGAAAAAGCGAGAAAACCAGATCCATATGCCTGAAAAATACACGACCCCATACCCTGCCAGAAGAATCCATTCCGACGGCAGGGCTGAAGATACTGAAGTGCTGCTTGCAAGGGAATGTCCTGTTAAACTTTTTCTTGACGGCAAACCATTTACGACTCTTTTTGCCTCCCCGCTAGAACTGAAAGAACTTGCAGTAGGTCATCTGATTACAGAAGGGATTCTCAGTTTCAAAGAGATTGCAGGGGTTGAGGTGGAAGGCAATGAAGTTTATATACTGACTCTAAAGGGAAAACACCTCATACAGGATGAATCACCCCAACCAGCCGAAAGAGAACCCGAAAAACAAATTTTTGTGAATTCAGACGCCGTTTTTGACCCTGAATCCATTTTTGCAGGCACAGCTTATCTTGAGTCCGATACATACAAACTTACCAGAGGCACCCATCTCGCCGCCCTTATAGATAAAAAAGGAAAGCTTGCAGTTCAGATCGTTGACGTAGGCAGGCACAATGCCGTAGATAAGGTGGTAGGGGCTGCATTTCTGAGGATGATCGACCTCTCTCAACACTATATGCTTTCCACAGGCAGGCAGCCCGCTTACATGGTCACAAAAGCAGCCCGTGCAGGAATTCCACTTGTCGCCACAAAAGCCATGCCATTCGATTCCGGCGTCGAAGCCGCAAAAAAAGCTAACTTGTGCCTTGTAGGGCAGCTAAGGAAAGAGTCAATGCTCATCTTTACGAATGAGTGGCGAGTCAGGATTTAA
- the hisB gene encoding imidazoleglycerol-phosphate dehydratase HisB codes for MRISKISRKTKETDIQLEINLDGKGTADVSTGIGFFDHMLSSFARHAEFDLKVRAEGDIYVDEHHLIEDTGIVLGKALAEALGDMAGIARFGEARIPMDEALAEVALDVGGRSYLVMKADFIAPQVGQFSTQLVKHFFETVASNAKITIHASVYGDNDHHKIEALFKAFAYAMKRAVKIEGKEVKSTKGTL; via the coding sequence ATGAGAATTAGCAAAATTTCCCGTAAGACGAAGGAAACCGACATTCAGCTCGAGATTAACCTTGACGGTAAAGGCACTGCAGATGTCAGTACAGGGATCGGGTTTTTTGACCACATGCTTTCTTCTTTCGCAAGGCACGCCGAATTTGACCTTAAAGTGCGTGCCGAAGGTGACATTTATGTGGACGAGCACCACCTCATTGAGGATACAGGAATAGTCCTCGGAAAAGCTCTTGCCGAAGCCCTTGGAGATATGGCAGGAATCGCCCGTTTCGGGGAAGCCAGAATCCCTATGGACGAGGCTCTTGCTGAAGTTGCCCTGGATGTAGGAGGCCGCAGCTATCTTGTCATGAAAGCTGACTTTATCGCTCCCCAGGTAGGGCAGTTCAGTACCCAGCTGGTAAAGCACTTCTTTGAGACTGTCGCCTCAAATGCAAAGATTACCATACACGCCAGCGTTTACGGGGACAATGACCACCACAAAATAGAGGCTCTCTTCAAGGCTTTTGCTTATGCGATGAAAAGGGCTGTAAAAATTGAGGGCAAAGAAGTAAAGAGCACGAAAGGCACCCTCTAA
- the hisA gene encoding 1-(5-phosphoribosyl)-5-[(5-phosphoribosylamino)methylideneamino]imidazole-4-carboxamide isomerase encodes MVFEVIPAVDMRGGKCVQLVQGVPGSEIVSIDDPLAVALDWVSKGAKTLHLVDLDGAIEGERKNSPIIEKIVNTCREKGVSIQVGGGIRSFEDAASLLEIGVSRVILGTAALQNPELVKQLSSSFGSSHINVALDAKNGKISIKGWTEECAQTPVEMGRKFEELGAGSLLFTNIDTEGLMQGVNPVPTKELVESVSIPVIASGGVSTLEDIKTLKKTGAAGVVVGSALYMGRFTLEEAINAALGDI; translated from the coding sequence ATGGTCTTTGAAGTAATACCTGCGGTGGACATGAGAGGAGGGAAGTGTGTACAGCTGGTACAGGGAGTGCCTGGCAGCGAGATCGTGTCCATTGATGACCCACTCGCAGTCGCCCTTGACTGGGTGAGTAAAGGAGCAAAAACCCTTCACCTTGTGGATCTTGACGGAGCAATAGAAGGGGAAAGAAAAAATTCCCCAATTATTGAAAAGATCGTCAACACATGCAGGGAAAAAGGCGTGAGTATCCAGGTAGGAGGGGGCATACGGAGCTTTGAAGATGCAGCCTCGCTTCTCGAGATCGGTGTCTCAAGGGTAATTCTCGGAACAGCCGCCCTCCAGAACCCTGAACTTGTAAAGCAGCTTTCCAGTTCTTTTGGAAGTTCACATATAAACGTTGCCCTGGATGCAAAGAATGGGAAAATCTCAATTAAAGGCTGGACCGAAGAATGCGCTCAAACTCCTGTTGAAATGGGCAGGAAATTTGAAGAGCTTGGAGCCGGTAGCCTTCTTTTCACCAACATTGACACCGAAGGCTTGATGCAGGGAGTAAACCCTGTTCCTACAAAAGAGCTTGTAGAATCCGTAAGCATTCCTGTAATCGCATCCGGTGGGGTAAGCACCCTGGAAGATATAAAAACCCTGAAAAAGACCGGAGCTGCGGGTGTTGTTGTAGGCAGTGCCCTTTATATGGGCAGGTTTACTCTGGAAGAAGCAATTAACGCTGCCCTTGGAGATATTTAA
- the hisG gene encoding ATP phosphoribosyltransferase: MIRIAIPNKGRLYEPTISIFKDAGLPISGGAESRKLFAKTTDPDIHILFARAADIPEYVQDGAADVGITGMDLITERGANVEALLDLKFGRANLVLAVPEDSDFEKAQDLEGKKVATEFPEITRRYFEKLGVNVNVIKVSGACEMTPHVGIADAIVDISSSGTTLLINHLKAIDMAFSSTVYLIANKESLRTKEKILDIKTAFESVLNAKKKRYLMMNVPESSLQAVKEVLPGMSGPTVMKVESSKFSEESILAVHAVVDADLIFTIVNRLKKVGARDVLVVPIERIMP, encoded by the coding sequence ATGATTCGCATTGCAATACCCAATAAAGGGCGCCTTTATGAACCCACAATCTCTATTTTTAAAGATGCAGGGCTCCCTATCAGCGGAGGAGCCGAAAGCAGAAAACTTTTTGCAAAAACTACAGACCCGGATATCCATATCCTCTTTGCCAGGGCTGCTGACATTCCTGAATATGTACAGGACGGAGCTGCAGACGTTGGTATTACGGGCATGGACCTGATTACCGAAAGAGGGGCAAATGTTGAGGCTCTTCTGGACCTTAAATTCGGGAGGGCGAATCTTGTGCTGGCTGTCCCGGAAGACTCGGACTTTGAAAAAGCACAGGACCTTGAAGGTAAAAAAGTGGCAACCGAGTTTCCTGAAATTACGAGGCGATACTTTGAAAAACTCGGAGTTAACGTAAATGTTATAAAAGTAAGCGGCGCATGTGAAATGACCCCTCACGTGGGGATTGCAGATGCCATTGTTGATATCTCAAGTTCGGGGACAACTTTGCTTATCAACCACCTGAAGGCTATTGATATGGCTTTCTCTTCCACTGTCTATCTTATTGCTAACAAAGAGAGCCTCAGGACAAAAGAAAAAATCCTTGACATAAAAACAGCATTCGAAAGCGTGCTCAATGCAAAGAAAAAACGTTATCTTATGATGAACGTGCCTGAATCTTCCCTCCAAGCCGTAAAAGAGGTTCTTCCGGGAATGTCCGGCCCGACAGTGATGAAAGTTGAGTCCAGCAAGTTTTCTGAAGAATCAATACTTGCCGTTCATGCGGTTGTGGACGCGGACCTGATCTTTACTATCGTAAACAGGCTGAAGAAAGTGGGCGCAAGAGACGTCCTTGTGGTCCCCATAGAAAGGATCATGCCCTGA
- a CDS encoding methionine adenosyltransferase: protein MARNIKVEELLQTPIEKQQIELVERKGIGHPDSISDGLAEAVSRALCREYITKCGAVLHHNTDETQIVAGRSSPKFGGGEVLQPIYMLLVGRATKEFEGAELATESVALKAARNYLRNTMVNMDLERDVIIDCKLGTGSSDLRDVFKRDRVPMANDTSFGVGHAPFSELENIVYNTERQLLTDLKSRMPAIGEDMKIMGLRDGDDISLTICSGMIGRYVDDLDSYINMTQEMKTYTEELAARYTERNVNVFVNTADNLKASCVFLTVTGTSAEMGDDGSVGRGNRCNGLITPNRPMSMEATSGKNPINHIGKIYNLLSTQMARDIVKQVPDVQDVYIRLLSQIGKPIDQPLVASAQIIPKEGTSFANVKSEAEVVIDDWLSNVTKITEMVIRGELNTF, encoded by the coding sequence ATGGCCCGAAATATAAAAGTGGAAGAGCTCTTGCAAACCCCTATTGAGAAGCAACAGATAGAGCTTGTAGAACGCAAAGGGATAGGGCACCCTGACAGCATATCGGACGGACTTGCCGAAGCCGTAAGCCGAGCGCTATGCAGGGAATACATAACCAAATGTGGAGCCGTACTCCACCACAACACTGATGAAACCCAGATAGTAGCCGGAAGATCCAGCCCGAAATTCGGGGGAGGAGAAGTGTTGCAGCCCATATACATGCTCCTGGTAGGCAGAGCCACAAAAGAATTCGAAGGTGCAGAGCTTGCCACAGAGTCCGTAGCCCTCAAAGCTGCCCGGAACTACCTGAGAAATACCATGGTGAATATGGACCTCGAAAGAGACGTGATCATAGACTGCAAACTCGGGACAGGATCTTCAGACCTCAGAGACGTTTTTAAGAGAGATAGGGTTCCGATGGCAAATGACACCTCTTTCGGAGTTGGACATGCCCCATTTTCTGAGCTTGAAAATATTGTATATAACACAGAGAGGCAGCTCCTTACTGACCTGAAGTCCCGCATGCCTGCAATAGGAGAAGACATGAAGATCATGGGACTGAGGGACGGAGACGACATCTCCCTCACCATATGCAGCGGCATGATAGGGAGATACGTTGACGACCTGGACAGTTACATAAACATGACACAGGAAATGAAGACCTATACGGAAGAGCTTGCAGCTCGCTATACCGAAAGGAACGTGAATGTTTTTGTCAACACAGCAGATAACCTGAAAGCAAGCTGCGTCTTCCTTACGGTTACCGGAACCTCAGCCGAAATGGGAGACGACGGTTCCGTAGGGCGTGGAAACCGCTGCAATGGATTGATCACACCTAACAGGCCCATGAGTATGGAGGCGACCAGCGGAAAGAACCCGATCAACCATATCGGAAAAATCTATAACCTCCTCTCGACACAGATGGCCCGGGATATTGTAAAACAGGTTCCGGACGTTCAGGACGTTTATATAAGACTGCTCTCCCAGATAGGAAAGCCTATTGACCAGCCTCTTGTGGCAAGCGCTCAGATCATTCCAAAAGAAGGCACTTCCTTTGCAAACGTAAAATCGGAAGCTGAAGTGGTAATTGATGACTGGCTCTCCAATGTGACAAAGATTACGGAAATGGTTATCAGGGGAGAACTGAACACCTTCTAA
- a CDS encoding M24 family metallopeptidase: MKVTDFSIKKSLEEAKADAYLMTGDIHNADIYYVTRFLASDEFMYLQTGAGKEILFISEMERGRAEIESRISNIKTTQEFGYREKIKEKKDASIAYAACISELLLGEEVKRIAVPYDFPVFYSSYLTEAGFTIMPIKSPFRKMRSVKRQEELEAIRYSQMAGEKAMEAAIALIEGAEEKEGILYVEGEILTGAKVNSVIDHTLLDFGCEAEETIVSCGEDTANPHGTTDGPLRANAPIILDIFPRSKKKRYFADMTRTVLRGEASEKLKEMYETVFEAQKKALSMVKAGVQAAEIHTAVCDLFEARGYHTYRSGSKAGFTHSTGHGVGLDIHELPGVGESSFILEAGNVITIEPGLYYPEIGGIRLEDMVLVTEEGCKNLTRLEKKFVLKSYL; this comes from the coding sequence ATGAAAGTTACAGACTTCAGCATAAAAAAATCCCTTGAAGAAGCAAAAGCAGATGCTTACCTGATGACAGGGGATATCCATAACGCCGACATTTACTATGTAACCCGTTTCCTGGCATCGGATGAGTTTATGTATCTGCAAACAGGAGCCGGGAAAGAGATCCTTTTTATTTCGGAAATGGAGCGCGGGAGAGCTGAAATTGAATCAAGGATTTCAAATATAAAAACAACCCAGGAATTTGGCTACCGCGAGAAAATCAAAGAGAAAAAGGATGCATCTATTGCTTATGCAGCCTGCATCTCAGAGCTGCTTCTAGGAGAAGAAGTAAAAAGAATTGCAGTCCCCTATGATTTTCCGGTCTTTTATTCAAGCTATCTTACAGAAGCGGGTTTTACCATTATGCCCATAAAAAGCCCTTTCAGAAAAATGAGGAGCGTGAAGAGGCAGGAAGAGCTTGAAGCCATAAGATACTCCCAGATGGCAGGAGAAAAGGCTATGGAGGCAGCCATTGCCCTGATAGAGGGAGCAGAAGAAAAAGAAGGCATACTTTATGTTGAAGGGGAAATACTTACCGGGGCTAAAGTGAATTCAGTCATTGACCATACACTGCTTGATTTCGGGTGTGAAGCAGAAGAAACTATAGTCTCCTGCGGGGAGGACACCGCAAATCCCCACGGTACTACAGATGGACCTCTCAGGGCAAATGCACCGATTATTCTTGATATTTTTCCGAGAAGCAAGAAGAAGCGCTATTTTGCAGACATGACGCGCACGGTGCTACGGGGCGAAGCTTCTGAAAAGCTGAAAGAAATGTATGAGACTGTGTTTGAAGCCCAGAAAAAAGCATTATCCATGGTTAAAGCTGGAGTTCAGGCAGCCGAAATACACACTGCAGTCTGTGACCTGTTTGAAGCAAGAGGCTATCACACTTACAGAAGCGGATCAAAAGCAGGCTTCACACACTCCACAGGGCATGGAGTAGGGCTTGATATCCATGAATTGCCCGGTGTTGGAGAAAGCAGCTTTATCCTTGAGGCAGGCAACGTAATAACTATCGAACCGGGCCTCTATTACCCGGAGATCGGAGGAATCCGGCTCGAAGATATGGTACTGGTTACTGAAGAAGGGTGCAAGAACCTTACGCGGCTGGAAAAGAAATTTGTATTAAAATCTTATTTATAA
- the map gene encoding type II methionyl aminopeptidase has protein sequence MTDNVYNREDVLEKYREAGRILKIVRAEAADMIKVGNSLLEVAEFVENKTIELGGKPAFPCNISRNQEAAHATPKAGDKDVFGKDMVKLDLGVHVDGYIADSAITVDLSGNPDIVKASEDALAAAIDLIKPGVSTGEIGTAIEESIRSYSLSPIMNLTGHGLSQYEAHDNPSVPNKHVEGGVILKEGDVLAIEPFATNGTGLVHDGSWAEIYSIIRKKPVRMPAVRNVLKQAEEYRELPFAKRWLKSDKLEFSLIQLERAGILHSYPVLIESAGGLVSQAEHTVIITHDGCEVTTK, from the coding sequence ATGACAGATAATGTTTACAACAGAGAAGATGTTCTTGAAAAGTATAGAGAAGCAGGCAGAATCCTGAAAATTGTCAGGGCTGAGGCTGCAGATATGATAAAAGTAGGAAACAGCCTGCTTGAAGTTGCCGAATTTGTAGAAAATAAAACCATAGAACTGGGAGGCAAACCTGCATTTCCCTGCAATATCTCAAGAAACCAGGAGGCTGCCCATGCAACCCCGAAAGCAGGAGATAAGGACGTTTTTGGAAAAGATATGGTGAAGCTGGACCTTGGAGTTCATGTTGATGGGTACATAGCAGATTCGGCAATAACTGTGGACCTTTCAGGCAATCCTGATATTGTAAAAGCCTCTGAGGATGCCCTGGCAGCAGCTATAGACCTTATTAAGCCCGGAGTCAGTACAGGAGAGATAGGAACTGCAATAGAAGAAAGTATCCGCAGCTATAGTTTAAGTCCTATTATGAACCTCACAGGCCACGGGCTTTCTCAATATGAAGCTCACGACAACCCCTCAGTGCCCAATAAACACGTGGAAGGCGGGGTCATCCTTAAGGAAGGAGATGTTCTTGCAATCGAACCTTTTGCAACTAACGGGACAGGGCTTGTACACGACGGGAGCTGGGCTGAGATATACAGCATCATAAGGAAAAAGCCTGTCCGCATGCCAGCAGTCAGAAACGTTCTTAAACAGGCGGAAGAGTACAGGGAACTCCCCTTCGCTAAACGCTGGCTCAAATCAGATAAACTCGAATTTTCACTTATCCAGCTTGAAAGGGCAGGAATCCTTCACTCCTATCCTGTACTTATTGAAAGTGCCGGGGGGCTTGTTTCCCAGGCAGAGCATACTGTCATAATAACCCATGACGGATGTGAGGTAACAACTAAATAA
- a CDS encoding YunC family protein yields MLIEQIPLKNGCALGLRFEMQKYPLLVIRAEKGFLMCGYLNVSAAEALGDAAAKVKGVQSFEDMLEATVVEATKFARDLGVEAGMAGREALEKMF; encoded by the coding sequence ATGCTCATAGAACAGATTCCACTTAAAAACGGGTGCGCTCTTGGCCTCCGATTTGAGATGCAGAAGTATCCTCTTCTGGTTATAAGAGCAGAAAAAGGATTTTTAATGTGCGGTTATCTCAACGTCAGCGCTGCAGAAGCCCTTGGGGATGCGGCTGCAAAGGTAAAAGGCGTTCAGAGTTTTGAAGACATGCTTGAAGCCACTGTTGTCGAAGCCACAAAGTTTGCCAGAGATCTTGGTGTTGAAGCCGGGATGGCTGGCAGGGAAGCCCTGGAAAAAATGTTCTGA
- a CDS encoding TRM11 family SAM-dependent methyltransferase yields MLYAFELSGEHEELPAAEVLACLKIEELDFKPFIRVDQCLVVDIAGREEEIERTLTCTITERLAMTHHILKVVGIAENSPEAILELAEAFEPEGYIKEGESFVVRAKRIKHHVDFPCEYLEQKIGGCIYRKGFRANLKNADVEFRLILSEKAVLGTLISSVDRSAYEARTPQNKPFFHPGVLMPRVARALTNLSGIKPGELFLDPFCGTAGILVEAGLVGAKVVGIDAQEKLVLGAYMNLEAYELDYFLMEGDACRIPLKDCTIDAVVTDPPYGRSAAILASSLEELYSGALSEIQRVLKPGGIAVVVSDKASVEYGEKAGLKVLEIYVQRVHRSLTRIITIFQKDED; encoded by the coding sequence ATGTTATACGCTTTTGAATTATCTGGAGAGCATGAAGAACTGCCAGCCGCCGAAGTCCTTGCCTGCCTCAAAATAGAGGAGCTTGATTTCAAGCCCTTCATCAGGGTTGACCAGTGCCTTGTAGTGGACATAGCAGGCAGAGAAGAGGAAATTGAAAGAACTCTGACATGCACTATAACCGAAAGGCTGGCAATGACCCATCATATACTGAAAGTTGTAGGAATTGCCGAAAACAGCCCTGAAGCCATTCTTGAGCTTGCGGAAGCTTTTGAGCCCGAAGGATACATAAAAGAAGGAGAAAGCTTTGTTGTCAGGGCAAAGAGAATTAAACACCACGTTGATTTTCCGTGCGAGTACCTGGAACAGAAGATTGGAGGCTGCATCTACAGGAAAGGTTTCAGGGCAAACCTGAAAAACGCTGATGTGGAATTCCGGCTGATCCTGAGCGAAAAAGCAGTACTTGGAACCCTGATTTCCTCTGTAGACAGGAGCGCATATGAAGCCAGGACTCCCCAGAACAAGCCTTTTTTCCACCCCGGTGTGCTTATGCCAAGGGTTGCACGTGCACTTACGAATTTATCCGGGATAAAGCCCGGAGAGCTCTTTCTTGACCCCTTCTGCGGCACTGCTGGAATACTTGTAGAAGCCGGGCTTGTGGGCGCAAAGGTTGTGGGAATTGATGCCCAGGAAAAGCTTGTCCTCGGGGCTTATATGAACCTGGAAGCCTATGAACTGGACTATTTTTTGATGGAAGGGGATGCCTGTAGAATTCCCCTGAAGGATTGCACAATAGATGCAGTTGTTACTGATCCTCCTTACGGCAGGTCGGCAGCAATTCTTGCCAGTTCCCTGGAAGAGTTATATTCGGGTGCTCTTTCGGAAATCCAGCGTGTCCTGAAACCCGGAGGAATTGCAGTTGTCGTCTCTGATAAGGCATCAGTTGAATACGGGGAAAAAGCCGGGCTTAAGGTCCTTGAAATATATGTCCAGAGGGTGCACAGGAGCCTTACACGGATAATAACAATTTTTCAGAAGGATGAGGATTGA
- the truA gene encoding tRNA pseudouridine(38-40) synthase TruA — protein MRVALKLAYIGTEFHGSQIQPSVETVEKELFKALRNLRIIESPKSANYICAGRTDAGVHALGQVIAFDTDRPNLAIPRIINSGLPPTIWVWAHAEVPYDFDARRHAVSRHYRYVISGEGYDISKMREASKLLLGTHDFENFSRSNGEKSTVRTLERINVRVDGDITKIDVVGNSFLWNMVRKIVTALSMIGKGVRDNDWLIQMLNPDIYEEGIEPAPAYGLTLMGVNYGEEINWIEDNYSIRRASDQNSKRILRYRVMAEVLEELIYHE, from the coding sequence ATGAGAGTCGCTTTAAAACTTGCATACATAGGCACCGAGTTTCATGGATCTCAGATTCAGCCTAGTGTTGAAACAGTGGAGAAAGAACTCTTCAAAGCTCTTCGGAACCTCAGGATTATAGAAAGCCCCAAATCTGCTAACTATATCTGCGCGGGCAGGACAGATGCGGGTGTTCATGCTCTTGGACAGGTTATAGCTTTTGATACGGACAGGCCAAACCTGGCAATTCCCAGAATCATAAACTCCGGACTTCCTCCAACCATATGGGTATGGGCTCATGCAGAAGTCCCCTACGATTTTGATGCCAGGAGGCATGCAGTTTCCAGGCATTATAGATACGTAATTAGCGGTGAAGGGTACGATATCTCAAAAATGAGGGAAGCTTCAAAACTGCTTCTCGGAACCCATGATTTCGAAAACTTTTCCAGATCAAACGGAGAGAAAAGTACGGTTCGTACCCTGGAAAGGATCAACGTCCGCGTGGATGGAGATATTACAAAGATTGACGTTGTAGGCAACAGTTTTCTCTGGAATATGGTGAGGAAAATAGTAACCGCCCTTTCAATGATCGGAAAAGGTGTACGTGACAATGACTGGCTGATCCAGATGTTAAATCCTGATATTTATGAAGAAGGTATTGAACCGGCTCCTGCCTATGGGTTGACCCTTATGGGAGTAAACTACGGAGAGGAAATAAACTGGATTGAAGATAACTACTCAATCCGAAGGGCAAGTGACCAGAACTCCAAGCGCATCCTCAGGTACAGGGTTATGGCTGAAGTGCTCGAGGAATTGATTTACCATGAGTAA
- a CDS encoding ArsR/SmtB family transcription factor, with protein sequence MNGLEDRDGLSETGESPRGPGLEEQDNRVLVLPVNGDSRKITQILSNETSLKILELLGKKSMSATNIAEELKLPLTTVKYNLDSLVDSDLIKVKQIKWSQKGRQVKIYESVEKLIVLVPSKNPIDKLSIISLLQKYMGVIGAAVFAAAGIEYLSAYLRAKSIIDATAPLRMGVTGPANRTSPEATIMESSEEESFKPEAGSQGSALDEHSIAKDEIVNEIPETVVEEQEVEVAEEEYLPSETESTTLDADSAEIPVPEELESGQGLPPVPPEGLTHLGGIHGIYDSLSLHPGIWFLFGCIFVIFLVVVREIYYKKKTK encoded by the coding sequence ATGAACGGGCTTGAAGATCGAGACGGTCTGTCTGAAACCGGTGAATCTCCCAGGGGTCCTGGACTCGAAGAGCAGGATAACAGGGTTCTTGTTCTCCCTGTAAATGGAGATTCAAGAAAAATTACTCAGATCCTCTCCAACGAAACCTCATTGAAGATACTTGAACTCCTGGGGAAGAAAAGCATGTCTGCAACGAATATTGCAGAAGAGCTGAAGCTTCCTCTGACAACGGTCAAATACAACCTTGATTCCCTGGTTGACTCCGACCTTATTAAAGTCAAACAGATTAAGTGGAGCCAGAAAGGCCGCCAGGTTAAGATCTATGAATCCGTGGAAAAACTGATTGTCCTTGTCCCTTCAAAAAATCCGATAGATAAACTCTCCATAATAAGCCTGCTGCAAAAATACATGGGAGTAATAGGTGCTGCAGTCTTTGCAGCTGCAGGAATAGAATACCTCTCAGCCTATCTGCGGGCAAAAAGTATCATCGATGCCACTGCCCCCCTGCGGATGGGAGTTACGGGTCCGGCAAACAGAACCTCTCCGGAAGCAACAATTATGGAGAGCTCTGAAGAAGAGAGCTTTAAGCCTGAAGCCGGAAGCCAGGGATCTGCTCTGGACGAGCATTCTATTGCAAAAGATGAAATCGTAAATGAGATCCCTGAAACAGTTGTAGAAGAACAGGAGGTTGAAGTAGCAGAGGAGGAATATCTGCCTTCGGAAACGGAGTCTACAACACTGGACGCTGATAGCGCTGAAATTCCTGTTCCCGAAGAACTGGAGTCGGGCCAGGGACTTCCCCCTGTTCCTCCCGAAGGGCTTACACATCTCGGAGGGATACACGGGATTTATGATTCACTTTCCCTTCATCCGGGGATCTGGTTCCTTTTCGGGTGCATCTTCGTGATATTTCTGGTAGTTGTAAGAGAAATCTATTATAAGAAAAAAACCAAGTAA
- a CDS encoding formate--phosphoribosylaminoimidazolecarboxamide ligase: MITKQQVLEFLKNYDLDNITIATVCSHSSLQIFDGARKEGFRTMGICVGKPPKFYEAFPRAKPDEYLIVESYEDIMNKVEELRKKNVIIIPHGSFVAYLGTENFAEMAVPTFGNRAVLEWESDRSKEREWLLGAGIHMPGKIDDPRDINGPVMVKYDGAKGGKGFFVAKTYEEFDELVDRTQKYTIQEFITGTRYYLHYFYSPIRNEGYTLSEGSLELLSMDRRVESNADEIFRLGSPRELIEAGIRPTYVVTGNVPLVARESLLPLIFSLGERVVEESLGLFGGMIGAFCLETVFTDELEIKVFEISARIVAGTNLYISGSPYADLIQEDLSTGRRIAQEIKEAVRKNQLDKIIS, encoded by the coding sequence ATGATCACAAAACAGCAGGTTCTTGAATTTCTGAAAAATTACGATTTAGATAACATCACTATTGCAACAGTCTGTTCTCACTCAAGCCTCCAGATCTTTGATGGGGCGAGAAAAGAAGGCTTCAGAACTATGGGGATCTGCGTTGGTAAACCTCCCAAGTTCTATGAGGCATTCCCCAGAGCAAAACCTGATGAGTACCTTATTGTCGAAAGCTATGAAGACATAATGAACAAAGTTGAAGAGCTCAGGAAAAAGAATGTAATAATTATTCCTCACGGTTCATTTGTTGCGTATCTGGGTACGGAAAATTTCGCAGAGATGGCTGTACCTACCTTCGGGAACCGGGCTGTACTGGAGTGGGAATCAGACAGGAGCAAGGAACGGGAATGGCTGCTTGGAGCAGGGATCCATATGCCCGGAAAAATAGATGACCCTCGAGACATCAACGGACCTGTAATGGTCAAATACGACGGGGCAAAAGGAGGAAAAGGATTCTTCGTTGCGAAAACCTATGAAGAGTTCGATGAGCTCGTAGACCGCACCCAGAAATATACGATTCAGGAATTCATTACCGGAACCCGCTACTATCTTCACTACTTCTACTCCCCTATCAGGAACGAAGGGTATACATTAAGCGAAGGCAGCCTTGAGCTCCTCAGCATGGACCGCAGGGTAGAGTCCAATGCTGATGAAATCTTCAGGCTCGGTTCCCCCAGAGAACTCATAGAAGCAGGAATTCGCCCGACATACGTGGTTACAGGAAACGTGCCCCTTGTTGCGAGGGAATCCCTCCTGCCCCTGATCTTCTCTCTTGGAGAAAGAGTGGTCGAAGAGTCCCTTGGCCTTTTCGGCGGGATGATAGGGGCTTTCTGCCTTGAAACTGTTTTTACTGACGAGCTTGAAATTAAGGTATTTGAGATTTCCGCCAGAATTGTTGCAGGAACGAACCTTTACATTTCAGGTTCCCCCTATGCAGATCTTATTCAGGAAGACCTCTCAACCGGAAGGAGAATAGCGCAGGAAATCAAAGAGGCAGTCCGGAAAAACCAGCTGGATAAAATAATATCCTGA